From Oryctolagus cuniculus chromosome 17, mOryCun1.1, whole genome shotgun sequence, a single genomic window includes:
- the CSF3 gene encoding granulocyte colony-stimulating factor, with amino-acid sequence MALQLLLWLGALWAVQEAAPPGPASSLPQGFLLKCSEQVRKIQADTSMLQEELCATHKLCHPEELLLLGHSLGIPRAPLSSCSSQALQLPGCLSQLHSGLLLYRGLLQALAGISPASAPALDKLQLDVADFATTIWHQMEDLGQAPAVQPTQSTMPALTSAFQRRAGSVLVASHLQSFLELTYRVLRYLAQP; translated from the exons ATGG ccctgcagctgctgctctgGCTCGGTGCACTCTGGGCAGTGCAAGAAGCTGcgcccccaggccctgccagctccctgccccagggCTTCCTGCTCAAGTGCTCAGAGCAAGTGCGGAAGATCCAGGCTGACACCTCGATGCTGCAGGAGGAGCTg TGCGCCACCCACAAGCTGTGCCACCctgaggagctgctgctgctcgGGCACTCTCTGGGCATCCCGCGGGCTCCGCTGAGCAGCTGCTccagccaggccctgcagctG CCCGGCTGCCTGAGCCAACTCCACAGCGGCCTCCTCCTCTACCGCGGCCTCCTGCAGGCCCTGGCGGGGATTTCCCCggcctcagcgccagccctggaCAAGCTGCAGCTGGATGTCGCCGACTTTGCCACCACCATCTGGCACCAG atggaggacctggggCAGGCTCCTGCCGTGCAGCCCACCCAGAGCACCATGCCAGccctcacctctgccttccagcgCCGGGCGGGCAGCGTCCTGGTCGCCTCCCACCTGCAGAGCTTCCTGGAGCTGACCTACCGTGTCCTGcgctacctggcccagccctga